A single region of the Biomphalaria glabrata chromosome 15, xgBioGlab47.1, whole genome shotgun sequence genome encodes:
- the LOC106063195 gene encoding uncharacterized protein LOC106063195 isoform X2: MKLLLRRLTITRETVKLLTSSALILIRQQKVEEAKKEEEASRALIEALQQEELLELERMKSEMVEMEHVDRQKALELEKIGKSQKNGILLSPANAKSLKQKSLKKKKQKTLSPSSMTLTKFYPSVPRKTLSPLHLPDLEDVPHSSDHNKRRKICTDLPPGLADFCCYDVGENVEEPTSLTKFNHLEPGPSRVTHSQIDNGADNESSSISHLPKKLNISSYLPVVLCEKNLKLKKFIQSCTTNNCLSVSDSDSETLQMSTNDSVLAHDSDSETSDTTLNYSNVDNVEKVNNSAKQTDSGPAELNNNGSTSPTKCESSQLTENISAEPAGDSSAHDDLTLASSNNTSSGNSDLVLPTSSGAMKKRTHKRVLNCTSVLTHFNETANKGKKGTPDIMVKSLNIPGGESAKTLEKQYLPVEDSYLSQEESDRLLALKLQEMYELMDKKRIAVDRFEGSSNEYTLRRKRKCDE, from the exons ATGAAGCTGCTCTTGAGAAG ACTAACAATAACAAGAGAGACTGTTAAACTGCTTACCAGTAGTGCTCTGATTCTG ATTCGTCAACAAAAAGTAGAAGAGGCAAAGAAAGAAGAGGAGGCCAGTAGAGCACTCATTGAAGCTCTGCAACAGGAAGAATTATTGGAGCTAGAGAGAATGAAGTCAGAGATGGTGGAAATGGAACACGTCGACAGACAGAAAGCACTGGAGCTTGAAAAG ATTGGAAAGTCTCAAAAAAATGGCATCCTTCTTAGTCCTGCGAATGCAAAATCTTTGAAACAGAAAagtctgaaaaagaaaaaacaaaagactctTTCACCATCTTCTATGACTTTGACAAAATTCTACCCATCTGTCCCTCGTAAGACCTTGAGTCCACTTCACTTGCCTGACCTTGAAGATGTTCCTCACAGCTCTGACCACAACAAGAGGCGGAAGATATGCACTGACCTGCCTCCGGGCCTAGCAGATTTTTGTTGTTATGATGTAGGTGAAAACGTTGAAGAACCAACATCGCTGACAAAGTTCAACCACTTAGAGCCGGGACCGAGCAGAGTTACACATTCCCAAATTGATAATGGAGCTGATAATGAAAGCTCTTCAATTAGCCACCTGCCTAAGAAGTTAAACATTTCTTCTTATCTTCCTGTAGTACTTTGTGAAAAGAATTTGAAGCTGAAGAAATTCATTCAGAGTTGCACAACTAACaactgtctttctgtctctgacAGTGACAGTGAGACTTTACAAATGTCAACAAATGACTCTGTCCTGGCACATGATAGTGATAGTGAGACGTCAGACACGACCCTTAATTACAGTAATGTTGACAATGTTGAAAAAGTCAATAATTCTGCCAAGCAAACTGATAGTGGCCCTGCTGAACTCAACAATAATGGCTCAACTAGCCCCACTAAGTGTGAATCTTCCCAACTCACAGAAAACATATCAGCTGAACCTGCTGGTGATAGTTCAGCTCATGATGATCTTACACTTGCCAGTAGTAATAATAcatcttcagggaacagtgatTTGGTTTTACCCACTAGCAGTGGAGCTATGAAAAAGCGAACACATAAAAGAGTATTAAACTGTACGTCTGTCTTGACGCATTTTAATGAAACTgcaaacaagggaaaaaaagggaCACCAGACATCATGGTGAAATCGTTGAATATACCTGGGGGAGAAAGTGCTAAAACATTAGAAAAACAATATTTGCCAGTTGAGGATTCGTATTTATCACAAGAAGAATCTGATCGTTTATTGGCTTTAAAGTTACAAGAAATGTATGAATTAATGGATAAAAAGAGGATAGCTGTTGATCGCTTCGAGGGGTCCAGCAATGAATATACATTGCGAAGAAAGCGTAAATGTGATGAGTGA
- the LOC106063193 gene encoding neurofilament medium polypeptide-like: MDRSYKSILPTCNKILQKRWDATYYNEHRRKVADATATVDTKAPQTYLHLHLKMKKLQLEEERLAMIERDNLLLLKKMSCIMTSRGRIDNRNNYEPIKSLNREKRQRELLRITKENQAILHRITMRRPEYSHEKWQSDWEENLKFMNNISAFPPEWWLERKPTPRSPNRSRSASARHKSAQGKNDESSEENADKEDEPKKDAKEKKEKKKSVEAKESKDKKPNKDQVNEKPKEKTKRPQAVDTSQKSEKPKEKTKKAPAEDTPEKSEKPKDKTKKAPAEDTPEKSEKPKDKTKKAPAEDTPEKSEKPKDKTKKAPAEDTPEKSENTKEETKKAPAEDTPEKNEKTKEKTKKAPAEETPEKNEKHPDKDDKADSDSEKTEQNKTGQVEASDESQVKETEDEHKTKQEEDQPKQEEGRVEVVVEKDEVNVGQT; encoded by the exons ATGGATAGATCTTACAAGTCTATACTTCCTacttgtaataaaatactccaGAAACGTTGGGATGCAACTTATTATAATGAACACCGAAGaaag GTTGCTGATGCTACTGCAACAGTAGATACAAAGGCCCCACAAACATACCTGCACCTCCATCTCAAGATGAAGAAGTTGCAG cTAGAAGAAGAAAGGTTAGCAATGATTGAGAGAGATAATTTACTTCTCTTGAAAAAAATGTCATGCATCATGACCAGTAGAGGTCGCATAGATAACAGAAACAATTATGAACCAATAAAAAG TCTGAACAGAGAAAAACGACAGCGTGAGCTACTTAGGATTACTAAAGAGAATCAGGCCATACTACACAGGATCACTATGAGGAGACCAGAATATAGTCATGAAAAATGGCAATCTGATTGGGAGGAAAATCTGAAATTTATGAACAATATCTCAGCCTTCCCCCCTGAATGGTGGTTGGAG AGAAAACCTACTCCAAGATCACCCAACAGAAGCAGATCTGCATCTGCCAGACACAAGAGTGCACAGGGTAAGAATGATGAAAGTTCTGAAGAGAATGCTGATAAAGAAGATGAGCCAAAGAAAGAtgctaaagaaaaaaaggaaaagaaaaaatcagttgaaGCTAAAGAAAGTAAAGATAAAAAGCCTAATAAGGATCAGGTAAATGaaaaacctaaagaaaaaacTAAGAGACCACAGGCAGTAGACACTTCACAAAAAAGTGAAAAGCCTAAAGAAAAAACTAAGAAAGCCCCAGCAGAAGACACACCAGAAAAAAGTGAAAAGCCTAAAGACAAAACTAAGAAAGCCCCAGCAGAAGACACACCAGAAAAAAGTGAAAAGCCTAAAGACAAAACTAAGAAAGCCCCAGCAGAAGACACACCAGAAAAAAGTGAAAAGCCTAAAGACAAAACCAAGAAAGCCCCAGCAGAAGACACACCAGAAAAAAGTGAAAACACAAAAGAGGAAACTAAGAAAGCCCCTGCAGAAGACACaccagaaaaaaatgaaaagaccAAAGAGAAAACTAAGAAAGCCCCAGCAGAAGAAACaccagaaaaaaatgaaaaacatcCAGACAAGGATGACAAGGCAGATTCTGATAGTGAAAAGACAGAGCAGAACAAAACAGGCCAGGTAGAGGCCTCTGATGAAAGCCAagtcaaagaaacagaagatGAGCACAAGACCAAGCAAGAGGAAGATCAGCCAAAACAAGAAGAGGGCAGGGTAGAAGTTGTGGTTGAGAAAGATGAAGTTAATGTTGGCCAAACATAA
- the LOC106063195 gene encoding E3 ubiquitin-protein ligase rnf168-like isoform X1 — translation MENKMLSECLCPICISILIEPVTMPCNHSLCMPCYKETVEKANLTCPVCRKRISVWARKAAKNNTLINMQKWKAIQEAFPEKVRHRLEGSEESNSESEEDNFEAQLRRLKELSEPGEIRQEYEAALEKIRQQKVEEAKKEEEASRALIEALQQEELLELERMKSEMVEMEHVDRQKALELEKIGKSQKNGILLSPANAKSLKQKSLKKKKQKTLSPSSMTLTKFYPSVPRKTLSPLHLPDLEDVPHSSDHNKRRKICTDLPPGLADFCCYDVGENVEEPTSLTKFNHLEPGPSRVTHSQIDNGADNESSSISHLPKKLNISSYLPVVLCEKNLKLKKFIQSCTTNNCLSVSDSDSETLQMSTNDSVLAHDSDSETSDTTLNYSNVDNVEKVNNSAKQTDSGPAELNNNGSTSPTKCESSQLTENISAEPAGDSSAHDDLTLASSNNTSSGNSDLVLPTSSGAMKKRTHKRVLNCTSVLTHFNETANKGKKGTPDIMVKSLNIPGGESAKTLEKQYLPVEDSYLSQEESDRLLALKLQEMYELMDKKRIAVDRFEGSSNEYTLRRKRKCDE, via the exons ATGGAAAATAAAATGCTGTCTGAGTGCCTCTGCCCAATATGCATTAGCATACTCATCGAGCCTGTGACAATGCCCTGCAACCACTCACTTTGTATGCCCTGCTATAAGGAAACAGTGGAAAAAGCCAACCTGACATGTCCAGTCTGCAGGAAGCGCATTTCTGTTTGGGCCAGAAAAGCTGCCAAGAATAATACATTGATAAACATGCAAAAGTGGAAAGCCATCCAGGAAGCTTTCCCTGAAAAAGTGAGGCACAGGCTGGAAGGCAGTGAAGAGAGCAACAGTGAGAGTGAAGAAGATAATTTTGAAGCCC AGCTAAGAAGACTAAAAGAACTTTCTGAACCTGGAGAGATCAGACAAGAATATGAAGCTGCTCTTGAGAAG ATTCGTCAACAAAAAGTAGAAGAGGCAAAGAAAGAAGAGGAGGCCAGTAGAGCACTCATTGAAGCTCTGCAACAGGAAGAATTATTGGAGCTAGAGAGAATGAAGTCAGAGATGGTGGAAATGGAACACGTCGACAGACAGAAAGCACTGGAGCTTGAAAAG ATTGGAAAGTCTCAAAAAAATGGCATCCTTCTTAGTCCTGCGAATGCAAAATCTTTGAAACAGAAAagtctgaaaaagaaaaaacaaaagactctTTCACCATCTTCTATGACTTTGACAAAATTCTACCCATCTGTCCCTCGTAAGACCTTGAGTCCACTTCACTTGCCTGACCTTGAAGATGTTCCTCACAGCTCTGACCACAACAAGAGGCGGAAGATATGCACTGACCTGCCTCCGGGCCTAGCAGATTTTTGTTGTTATGATGTAGGTGAAAACGTTGAAGAACCAACATCGCTGACAAAGTTCAACCACTTAGAGCCGGGACCGAGCAGAGTTACACATTCCCAAATTGATAATGGAGCTGATAATGAAAGCTCTTCAATTAGCCACCTGCCTAAGAAGTTAAACATTTCTTCTTATCTTCCTGTAGTACTTTGTGAAAAGAATTTGAAGCTGAAGAAATTCATTCAGAGTTGCACAACTAACaactgtctttctgtctctgacAGTGACAGTGAGACTTTACAAATGTCAACAAATGACTCTGTCCTGGCACATGATAGTGATAGTGAGACGTCAGACACGACCCTTAATTACAGTAATGTTGACAATGTTGAAAAAGTCAATAATTCTGCCAAGCAAACTGATAGTGGCCCTGCTGAACTCAACAATAATGGCTCAACTAGCCCCACTAAGTGTGAATCTTCCCAACTCACAGAAAACATATCAGCTGAACCTGCTGGTGATAGTTCAGCTCATGATGATCTTACACTTGCCAGTAGTAATAATAcatcttcagggaacagtgatTTGGTTTTACCCACTAGCAGTGGAGCTATGAAAAAGCGAACACATAAAAGAGTATTAAACTGTACGTCTGTCTTGACGCATTTTAATGAAACTgcaaacaagggaaaaaaagggaCACCAGACATCATGGTGAAATCGTTGAATATACCTGGGGGAGAAAGTGCTAAAACATTAGAAAAACAATATTTGCCAGTTGAGGATTCGTATTTATCACAAGAAGAATCTGATCGTTTATTGGCTTTAAAGTTACAAGAAATGTATGAATTAATGGATAAAAAGAGGATAGCTGTTGATCGCTTCGAGGGGTCCAGCAATGAATATACATTGCGAAGAAAGCGTAAATGTGATGAGTGA